One genomic region from Pelotomaculum isophthalicicum JI encodes:
- the selB gene encoding selenocysteine-specific translation elongation factor, producing the protein MKHLIIGTAGHVNHGKTALVKAMTGVDTDRLKEEKERGISIELGFTALKLPGGPKYGIVDVPGNERFIKNMLAGAGGFDLVLLVVAADEGVMPQTREHLDIIQLLQVKKGVIVLTKADLVDEEWVDLVKEEVRDFLKGTVLEDAPLVTVSAVAGQGIDNLLELLERVAEDTPAKTTAGPPRLPVDRVFSVTGFGTVVTGTLVAGEIRVGDSVEVQPQGLITRVRSLQSHGEKVEFVVAGQRVAANLAGLEVEQISRGSVVAGVNSLKSSYHLDVHLSLLKSAAKPLKNRARVRFYLGSGQALGRVVLLDREELEPGAMAFAQIVMEDRTVAVKGNRFVIRSYSPMRTIGGGVVIDPAPERRHKRFRSEVLKALETWERGTPAEILEQYLRGNPVLPELADAAAGTGLQVSETEELAQQLALQGKVKIVPGDGKAYLMLTEVYRRMAGELQQMLESYHREYPLREGYPKEELRYRKFPVLNNKAFQFLIETMENDQLVRCTAQAVASRSFVSEPGPEMNLIIDKIRKELAEASFQPPAWSELTAAAGLSKSAGSELLRYLLRTGELKKVGENLYFLDETLNTASRVIAGFLHQKGEMTIGELRDLLQTSRKYALPLLGYFDKERITRRLGDKRLPGKALG; encoded by the coding sequence ATGAAACACCTGATTATCGGGACTGCCGGTCACGTCAACCACGGTAAAACTGCCCTGGTAAAAGCTATGACTGGTGTTGACACTGACCGGTTAAAAGAAGAAAAAGAGCGGGGTATTTCGATCGAGCTTGGTTTTACCGCCCTTAAGCTGCCGGGTGGACCCAAGTACGGCATTGTTGATGTGCCCGGGAATGAGCGCTTTATTAAAAATATGCTGGCCGGAGCCGGCGGCTTTGACCTGGTGCTTCTAGTGGTTGCCGCGGATGAAGGAGTAATGCCCCAGACCCGTGAACATCTGGACATCATCCAGTTGCTTCAAGTGAAAAAAGGTGTTATTGTCCTGACCAAAGCCGACCTGGTGGATGAAGAATGGGTTGATTTAGTAAAGGAAGAAGTGCGGGATTTTTTAAAGGGCACTGTTTTAGAGGATGCTCCTTTGGTAACAGTATCAGCAGTGGCCGGTCAAGGCATAGACAACTTGCTTGAGTTGCTGGAACGTGTGGCGGAAGATACTCCGGCTAAAACCACAGCCGGTCCGCCAAGACTGCCTGTGGACCGGGTGTTTTCCGTCACGGGTTTTGGTACAGTGGTTACCGGGACGCTTGTAGCGGGTGAAATCCGGGTTGGTGATTCAGTGGAAGTACAGCCCCAAGGACTGATCACACGGGTGCGGTCTCTCCAGTCGCATGGAGAAAAAGTTGAATTTGTAGTGGCAGGGCAGCGGGTAGCGGCAAACCTGGCCGGTCTGGAAGTGGAGCAGATCAGCCGTGGAAGTGTGGTAGCTGGTGTAAACAGTCTTAAATCTTCATACCATCTGGACGTGCATTTGTCATTGCTGAAAAGTGCCGCCAAGCCGCTGAAAAACCGGGCACGAGTTCGTTTTTATCTTGGTTCCGGACAAGCCCTGGGCCGGGTTGTGTTACTGGATCGCGAGGAGCTTGAGCCGGGTGCGATGGCTTTTGCTCAGATTGTGATGGAAGATAGGACGGTCGCAGTCAAGGGGAACAGGTTTGTGATCCGCTCTTATTCACCAATGCGGACAATCGGTGGAGGAGTTGTCATTGACCCGGCGCCGGAACGCAGGCACAAACGCTTTCGCAGCGAAGTCCTAAAGGCTCTGGAAACCTGGGAGAGAGGTACGCCGGCTGAGATTTTGGAACAATATTTGCGGGGAAATCCCGTGTTGCCTGAATTGGCGGACGCGGCGGCAGGGACAGGGCTACAAGTTTCTGAGACCGAAGAATTGGCCCAACAGCTTGCCCTGCAGGGTAAGGTTAAAATAGTACCTGGCGACGGCAAAGCTTACCTGATGCTGACCGAAGTCTACCGGCGCATGGCTGGTGAGTTGCAGCAAATGCTGGAATCCTACCACCGCGAGTATCCCCTGCGGGAAGGATATCCTAAAGAAGAACTTCGTTACCGGAAATTCCCTGTCTTGAATAATAAAGCTTTTCAATTTCTGATTGAAACCATGGAAAATGACCAACTGGTCCGTTGCACGGCTCAGGCGGTCGCCAGCCGGTCATTTGTCTCAGAACCAGGTCCGGAAATGAATTTAATAATTGATAAGATTAGGAAGGAATTAGCCGAAGCAAGTTTTCAGCCCCCGGCATGGAGTGAACTGACCGCTGCGGCGGGCTTAAGTAAGAGCGCTGGTTCGGAACTGTTACGGTATCTTTTAAGAACCGGTGAACTAAAAAAAGTCGGTGAAAATCTTTATTTTCTTGATGAAACTCTCAATACGGCCAGCCGGGTAATCGCCGGCTTTTTGCATCAAAAAGGTGAGATGACAATAGGTGAGTTGCGCGATCTTTTGCAGACTAGCCGCAAATATGCCCTGCCCTTGCTTGGATACTTCGACAAGGAACGGATTACCAGGCGGTTAGGTGACAA